A genome region from Bacillaceae bacterium IKA-2 includes the following:
- the tenA gene encoding thiaminase II produces the protein MKFSERLHKELQPIWRKNHAHPFVQGIGDGSLDKEKFRFFMVQDYLYLIEYAKLFALGVVKANDLETMGRFASLLHSTLNEEMALHRQYATKFGVTEADFRNASPAPTTLAYTHYMLHVGQNGTLADLVAAVLPCTWSYWEIGKELNEIPGAREDEFYGEWIQMYSSAEFGQLAEWCIELLDNLTEGLPERDLKRLEEIFLNTTRFEYMFWDMSYNQEMWPTDD, from the coding sequence ATGAAATTTAGTGAACGACTACATAAAGAATTACAACCGATTTGGAGAAAAAACCATGCCCATCCTTTTGTACAAGGGATTGGCGACGGTTCGCTTGATAAAGAAAAGTTTCGTTTCTTTATGGTCCAAGATTATTTATACTTGATCGAATATGCGAAGTTATTTGCTTTGGGAGTTGTAAAAGCAAATGATTTAGAAACGATGGGGCGATTCGCTAGCTTACTTCACTCAACTCTGAATGAAGAAATGGCTCTGCACAGACAATATGCAACAAAATTCGGTGTAACAGAAGCTGATTTTAGAAATGCGAGTCCGGCGCCAACCACATTAGCCTACACACATTATATGTTACATGTAGGTCAAAACGGAACGTTAGCAGATCTTGTGGCAGCAGTTCTACCTTGTACATGGAGCTATTGGGAGATTGGCAAAGAGTTAAATGAAATTCCAGGGGCACGTGAAGATGAATTTTACGGGGAATGGATACAAATGTATAGTTCCGCTGAATTTGGTCAGTTGGCAGAGTGGTGCATTGAGCTCCTTGATAATCTAACCGAGGGACTACCAGAAAGAGACTTAAAACGACTAGAAGAAATCTTTCTAAATACAACGAGGTTTGAATATATGTTTTGGGATATGTCCTACAATCAAGAGATGTGGCCTACGGACGACTAA
- a CDS encoding conserved virulence factor C family protein — MKLVSIEPTPSPNSMKLILDENLPNNLSYNFKKEEKDNAPLHLQKLFEIDGIKGVYQVINFIAIERNSKIDWQVILPQVREVFGEEAEVVQETQTGPSDSFGELKVFVHMFRGIPIQIKIETDEGEQRFGLPDRFKEAILEAQSSSDNLVKERQWKDYGVRYGEIEEIAVEVVEELSAAYDSDRLKQLVETAFKKEEERLKVIKITSEQVVEAFKSDDWKIRYAALDKMDPKKEDIPLLAKALGDEKPSIRRLAVVFLGIIEEEEVLPYMYQALQDRTVTVRRTAGDCLSDIGNPKATPAMIDALKDKNKLVRWRAAMFLYEVGDESALAALAEAEDDSEFEVSLQIKMAIKRIESGEEAAGSVWQQMTNARKTN, encoded by the coding sequence ATGAAACTAGTATCCATTGAACCAACGCCAAGTCCAAATTCGATGAAATTAATTTTAGATGAAAATTTACCAAATAATCTATCCTACAATTTTAAAAAAGAGGAAAAAGACAACGCACCACTTCATTTACAAAAATTATTCGAAATTGATGGCATAAAAGGCGTCTATCAAGTGATAAACTTTATCGCTATAGAACGAAATTCTAAGATCGATTGGCAAGTAATTTTACCGCAAGTACGGGAAGTATTTGGAGAAGAGGCTGAAGTAGTCCAAGAGACACAAACAGGACCAAGTGATTCATTTGGTGAACTGAAAGTATTCGTCCATATGTTCCGTGGTATTCCAATTCAAATTAAAATTGAAACCGACGAAGGAGAACAACGTTTTGGTCTCCCGGATCGCTTTAAGGAAGCTATTTTGGAGGCGCAATCTTCTTCAGATAACCTCGTTAAAGAACGACAGTGGAAAGATTATGGCGTACGTTACGGTGAGATTGAGGAAATCGCTGTTGAAGTTGTTGAAGAATTGTCGGCCGCATATGATAGTGACCGTCTAAAACAGCTTGTAGAAACGGCATTTAAAAAAGAAGAAGAGCGCCTAAAAGTTATCAAAATCACTTCAGAACAAGTTGTTGAGGCTTTTAAAAGTGATGATTGGAAAATACGCTATGCAGCACTTGATAAAATGGATCCCAAAAAAGAAGATATTCCTTTGTTAGCAAAAGCATTAGGTGATGAGAAACCCTCAATTCGCCGCCTAGCTGTCGTTTTTTTAGGAATCATTGAAGAGGAAGAAGTGCTCCCATATATGTATCAAGCGCTTCAAGACCGAACTGTAACAGTCAGACGAACTGCAGGTGACTGTTTATCAGACATCGGAAATCCAAAAGCAACTCCTGCAATGATAGATGCTCTGAAGGATAAAAATAAACTAGTTCGTTGGCGAGCCGCGATGTTTTTATATGAAGTCGGTGACGAAAGTGCACTAGCGGCGTTGGCTGAAGCAGAAGATGATTCAGAATTTGAAGTTAGTTTACAAATCAAAATGGCGATAAAACGGATCGAAAGCGGCGAAGAAGCAGCTGGATCAGTATGGCAGCAGATGACAAATGCACGTAAGACCAACTAG